In Mastigocladopsis repens PCC 10914, a single window of DNA contains:
- a CDS encoding GNAT family N-acetyltransferase — protein MNYSHTQIRFSDRKSEIDLYQIQQLLNVSAFWAKGRSIEDLGIAIANSDPVITVWDGEQLVGFARATSDGIYRATIWDVAIHPEYRGVGLGSKLVETVLSHKRMNRVERIYLMTTHQQQFYERIGFQPNSTTTMVLNNQHNFSSLPSENQLQESLGG, from the coding sequence ATGAATTATAGTCATACTCAGATTCGATTTAGCGATCGCAAGTCTGAAATCGACCTTTATCAGATTCAGCAGTTATTAAATGTTTCTGCTTTCTGGGCAAAAGGTCGTAGCATTGAAGATTTGGGCATAGCCATTGCAAACAGTGACCCTGTAATTACCGTTTGGGATGGAGAACAACTCGTTGGCTTTGCCAGAGCAACTTCCGATGGCATCTACCGTGCCACTATTTGGGATGTTGCCATTCATCCAGAGTACCGTGGTGTTGGGCTGGGAAGCAAGTTGGTGGAAACCGTTTTGAGCCATAAGCGCATGAACCGCGTTGAGCGTATCTACTTGATGACCACTCACCAGCAGCAGTTCTATGAAAGGATTGGTTTCCAACCTAATTCCACCACCACGATGGTGCTAAATAATCAACATAATTTTAGTTCTCTTCCATCTGAAAATCAGCTTCAGGAATCACTCGGGGGATAG
- the secF gene encoding protein translocase subunit SecF codes for MKLRINKSRSLWWTISAIVILAGIISMVISWQQIGSPLRPGLDFVGGTRLQFERDCTKPGNCDKPIDINVVREVAQQQGLGDSSIQVVADKDTGKENGISLRTKSLTPEQRTQLQNALSEKIGAFDPQKNQIDTVGPTLGQELLRSGLIALLVSFIGIVVYMAVRFQLDYAVFAIIALFHDVFLTVGIFSILGLTLGTEVDSLFIVALLTITGFSVNDTVVIYDRIRETIKTNPNRPIADIVDDAVNQTLTRSINTTLTVLLTLFAIFLFGGETLKNFALALIVGFAAGAYSSIFIASTLLTWWRERQGESTLSQGGAESIDAQADN; via the coding sequence ATGAAACTAAGGATCAACAAATCGCGATCGCTGTGGTGGACTATTTCTGCCATCGTTATTCTTGCTGGTATCATCTCAATGGTGATTTCTTGGCAACAAATTGGTTCTCCCCTACGTCCCGGTCTAGACTTTGTCGGTGGTACGCGGTTGCAGTTTGAACGGGATTGTACCAAGCCGGGCAACTGCGACAAACCAATAGATATTAACGTTGTGCGGGAAGTCGCGCAACAACAAGGGTTGGGTGACAGCAGTATCCAAGTTGTCGCTGACAAAGACACAGGCAAAGAAAACGGCATATCACTTCGGACAAAAAGCTTAACTCCAGAGCAACGTACCCAACTACAAAATGCCCTGAGCGAAAAAATAGGCGCTTTCGACCCACAAAAAAACCAAATTGACACGGTTGGTCCTACCCTGGGGCAAGAACTGTTGAGGTCTGGTTTAATCGCTCTTTTAGTTTCCTTCATTGGCATTGTTGTCTACATGGCTGTCCGCTTTCAGTTGGACTACGCAGTGTTTGCCATCATCGCCCTATTTCACGATGTATTTCTTACAGTAGGGATTTTCTCGATTTTAGGTTTAACACTAGGTACGGAAGTAGATAGCCTTTTCATTGTCGCTCTGCTGACGATTACAGGTTTTTCGGTTAACGACACTGTTGTCATTTACGACCGCATTCGCGAAACCATCAAAACAAATCCCAATCGTCCGATTGCCGATATTGTCGATGACGCAGTTAATCAAACCCTGACACGGTCAATAAACACAACCTTAACCGTGTTACTGACATTATTTGCTATCTTTCTGTTTGGGGGAGAAACACTGAAAAATTTTGCCTTGGCATTGATTGTTGGCTTTGCAGCTGGGGCTTATTCAAGTATTTTCATCGCCAGTACCCTCCTTACCTGGTGGCGAGAGCGTCAAGGAGAATCGACATTATCTCAAGGCGGTGCTGAATCAATTGATGCACAAGCAGATAATTAG
- the secD gene encoding protein translocase subunit SecD: MQRQRSLLALILVLVIAAITVIATIPLSLGLDLQGGSQLTIQVKTTPEIQQITERELEAVKRVVEGRINGLGVSEPIIQAVGTDKILVQLPGVNNPEQAERVLGGTAQLEFKKQKPNTETQLFAFLAPRTQLKAKQAELRKTNDKAAIEKNQQELQKNSEAIAELFESINPPLTGKYLEDAYGEPTQSSNWNVAIRFNDKGGELFAELTKQLAGTGRSIGIFLDNELISSPTVGPEFAATGITGGAAVITGRFTTQEANDLGVQLRGGALPVPVEIVENRTVGATLGKDSIQSSIYAGVGGLLLVLIFMVVYYRLPGLIADIALVIYSLLTWASFALLGVTLTLPGIAGFILSIGMAVDANVLIFERTREELRAGKSLYRSVESGFYRAFSSILDSNVTTWIACAALFWLGSGLVKGFALTLALGVGVSMFSAITCSRTFMFLAISFPALRKTELFCPNLPVTNKAEVAR; the protein is encoded by the coding sequence ATGCAAAGACAGCGATCGCTATTAGCTTTGATTTTAGTGTTGGTAATCGCCGCCATTACGGTGATTGCTACAATTCCTCTATCCCTGGGTTTGGACTTACAGGGAGGTTCACAGCTTACCATTCAGGTGAAAACCACACCGGAAATTCAGCAAATTACCGAACGAGAATTGGAAGCTGTCAAAAGAGTCGTCGAAGGTCGGATCAATGGTCTAGGCGTTTCAGAACCAATCATCCAAGCAGTAGGCACAGACAAAATTTTAGTACAACTACCTGGAGTCAATAACCCAGAGCAAGCAGAACGGGTTCTGGGAGGTACCGCGCAGTTAGAGTTCAAAAAGCAAAAGCCAAATACGGAAACTCAACTGTTTGCTTTTCTAGCACCCAGAACACAACTTAAGGCAAAGCAGGCAGAACTGCGAAAGACTAACGATAAAGCAGCAATTGAAAAAAATCAGCAAGAACTGCAAAAGAATAGCGAAGCGATCGCTGAATTATTTGAAAGCATAAACCCACCACTAACTGGTAAATACCTTGAGGACGCCTATGGCGAGCCAACTCAAAGCAGCAACTGGAATGTAGCCATTCGCTTCAATGATAAGGGCGGTGAACTTTTTGCTGAACTGACAAAGCAACTTGCTGGTACCGGACGTAGCATAGGTATTTTCCTAGATAATGAACTTATCAGTTCTCCTACCGTAGGTCCAGAATTCGCCGCCACTGGTATCACCGGAGGCGCTGCTGTCATCACAGGTCGGTTTACGACACAAGAAGCCAATGACTTAGGCGTGCAGCTACGTGGTGGGGCACTCCCTGTACCAGTGGAAATTGTAGAAAACCGCACAGTTGGAGCAACTTTGGGGAAAGACAGTATTCAAAGCAGCATCTATGCCGGAGTCGGTGGTTTGCTTTTAGTATTAATATTTATGGTGGTGTACTATCGACTACCAGGACTGATTGCGGATATAGCTCTTGTGATTTACTCCCTCCTAACTTGGGCAAGCTTTGCTTTGTTAGGCGTCACCCTGACACTGCCAGGAATTGCCGGTTTTATTCTCAGTATTGGTATGGCAGTTGATGCCAACGTCCTCATTTTTGAGCGTACGCGGGAAGAATTGCGAGCGGGTAAATCCCTATATCGTTCTGTAGAATCTGGTTTCTACCGAGCATTTTCCAGTATCTTAGATAGCAACGTCACAACATGGATTGCTTGTGCTGCGCTTTTCTGGTTGGGGTCTGGCTTGGTGAAAGGCTTTGCCCTGACCTTAGCTTTGGGCGTAGGTGTAAGTATGTTTTCAGCTATCACCTGTAGTCGCACATTCATGTTTTTGGCAATTTCTTTCCCTGCGTTGCGGAAAACGGAACTTTTCTGTCCGAACCTGCCAGTGACAAATAAGGCAGAGGTGGCTCGATGA
- a CDS encoding alpha-ketoacid dehydrogenase subunit beta — translation MAETLFFNALREAIDEEMARDATVFVLGEDVGHYGGSYKVTKDLYKKYGELRLLDTPIAENSFTGLAVGAAMTGLRPIVEGMNMGFLLLAFNQIANNAGMLRYTSGGNFKIPMVIRGPGGVGRQLGAEHSQRLEAYFQAVPGLKIVACSTPYNAKGLLKSAIRNDNPVLFFEHVLLYNLKEDLPEEEYLLPLDKAEVVRQGKDVTILTYSRMRHHVMQAVKTLEKQGYDPEVIDLISLKPLDFDTIGASVRKTHRVMIVEEGMRTGGIGAELIASINERLFDELDAPVLRLSSQDIPTPYNGTMERLTIVQPEQIVEAVEKMIALRV, via the coding sequence ATGGCAGAAACACTGTTCTTCAACGCTTTACGGGAAGCCATTGATGAAGAAATGGCGCGTGACGCAACTGTATTCGTTCTTGGTGAAGACGTAGGACACTACGGCGGTTCCTACAAAGTGACTAAAGACTTATACAAAAAATATGGCGAACTCCGACTTCTAGACACCCCTATCGCCGAAAACAGCTTTACGGGTTTAGCTGTTGGAGCTGCGATGACTGGGTTGCGACCAATCGTTGAAGGCATGAACATGGGCTTCTTGCTTCTTGCTTTCAACCAAATAGCCAACAATGCTGGAATGCTGCGCTACACCTCCGGCGGTAACTTTAAAATCCCAATGGTCATTCGTGGTCCAGGAGGTGTGGGAAGACAGCTTGGTGCAGAACACTCCCAGCGCTTAGAAGCATACTTCCAAGCTGTACCGGGGTTGAAAATTGTCGCCTGCTCCACACCTTACAACGCCAAAGGATTGCTGAAATCAGCTATCCGTAATGATAACCCAGTGTTGTTCTTTGAACACGTTCTGCTGTACAACTTGAAAGAAGACTTACCAGAAGAAGAATATCTGCTGCCTTTAGATAAAGCAGAAGTTGTCAGGCAGGGAAAAGATGTGACAATTCTGACATACTCGCGGATGCGACATCATGTGATGCAAGCGGTAAAAACCTTGGAAAAACAAGGTTATGACCCCGAAGTTATTGACCTGATATCGCTCAAACCCCTAGATTTTGATACAATAGGTGCATCCGTAAGAAAAACCCATCGAGTCATGATTGTGGAAGAGGGCATGAGAACAGGGGGCATTGGAGCAGAATTAATTGCCTCTATCAATGAACGCTTATTTGATGAGTTGGATGCACCTGTACTGCGACTTTCTTCTCAAGATATTCCCACGCCTTATAACGGCACTATGGAGAGATTGACCATTGTTCAACCAGAGCAAATTGTTGAAGCTGTGGAAAAAATGATCGCTTTGCGCGTTTAG
- a CDS encoding response regulator — MSDKFLKLDGLRLLVVDDDADARELLTCLFSWEGAEIITATSAVEALDALAGFQPDILISDIRLPDEDGYSLLLKVRNLDVSQGGKIPAIALTADAGEEYRIRALSAGFDRYIAKPIDLDELSSVVKSLAFSKISKISESDKLNA, encoded by the coding sequence ATGAGTGATAAATTCCTGAAGCTTGACGGTTTGCGCTTGCTTGTTGTGGATGACGATGCTGATGCCAGAGAGTTACTCACCTGCCTGTTCTCATGGGAAGGAGCAGAGATTATAACAGCTACCTCGGCAGTTGAGGCTCTAGACGCACTGGCGGGTTTTCAACCGGACATCTTAATTAGTGACATCAGATTGCCTGATGAAGACGGTTATTCGCTGCTTTTGAAAGTGAGAAATTTAGATGTATCACAAGGCGGAAAGATTCCTGCCATTGCTCTAACCGCAGATGCTGGGGAGGAATATCGCATACGTGCATTATCAGCAGGTTTTGACAGATACATAGCCAAGCCGATAGATTTAGACGAGTTGTCCTCTGTGGTGAAAAGCCTTGCTTTTTCCAAGATCAGCAAGATAAGTGAGTCTGACAAGCTTAACGCCTAG
- a CDS encoding Crp/Fnr family transcriptional regulator: MPIAKDSVPIQNRLLGALPASEYQRLVPHLELVTLPLHQVLYEPNEPITHVYFPHQAVISLITTMEDGSTIEVGLVGSEGMVGLPVILGGNITNNQAFVQIPDAGMRMDANIFKTEFHRGGELQRLLLRYCQALLTQVSQSAACNRFHTIEERLARWMLLVQDCVDLEEFPLTQQFIAEMLGTRRSGVTVAAGTLQQAGMLRYTRGKITIVNREALEATACECYRVISDEFSRLLS; the protein is encoded by the coding sequence ATGCCCATAGCCAAAGATTCCGTGCCAATACAAAATCGGCTACTTGGCGCTTTGCCTGCAAGTGAATACCAACGCCTTGTACCCCACTTGGAACTTGTCACACTTCCACTCCATCAAGTTCTCTACGAGCCAAATGAACCGATCACACACGTCTATTTTCCCCATCAGGCAGTGATTTCTTTAATCACCACTATGGAAGACGGTTCAACCATTGAAGTTGGCTTAGTGGGTTCTGAAGGGATGGTGGGTCTCCCGGTAATTTTAGGCGGCAACATTACGAACAATCAAGCGTTTGTGCAAATTCCAGATGCTGGTATGCGGATGGATGCAAATATTTTTAAAACCGAGTTCCATCGGGGTGGAGAGCTGCAAAGACTGCTGCTGCGCTACTGTCAAGCGCTACTCACCCAAGTTTCACAATCAGCAGCCTGCAACCGCTTTCATACCATAGAGGAACGACTTGCCCGCTGGATGCTTTTAGTTCAGGACTGCGTGGACTTAGAGGAGTTTCCTCTGACTCAGCAATTTATCGCCGAGATGCTGGGCACGCGACGCTCTGGCGTCACGGTGGCTGCTGGCACTCTTCAACAAGCGGGAATGCTCCGCTACACCCGTGGTAAAATTACCATCGTCAATCGAGAGGCTTTGGAAGCAACAGCTTGCGAGTGCTATCGAGTTATCTCTGACGAGTTCTCACGGTTGTTAAGTTAA
- a CDS encoding helix-turn-helix domain-containing protein — protein MDMQVLRERAGLSRAEVAFRLAISETSVRNWEAGRTEPTMTPKKFLDALRLFKCTPEELAAASEKSINQRHKRKPGRPRRFPENPVNQAPPINQVGQVNQVSDSPSFHFKEAGY, from the coding sequence ATGGATATGCAAGTCCTGAGAGAGCGTGCGGGGCTTAGCCGTGCGGAGGTTGCCTTCAGGCTTGCAATTAGTGAAACTAGTGTTCGCAACTGGGAAGCAGGGCGAACAGAACCTACCATGACACCCAAAAAATTTTTAGACGCATTGCGGCTGTTCAAATGTACACCAGAAGAACTGGCTGCAGCTAGCGAAAAATCGATAAATCAAAGACATAAGCGTAAGCCAGGAAGACCCAGAAGGTTTCCTGAAAACCCAGTTAATCAAGCTCCTCCAATCAATCAGGTGGGTCAGGTCAATCAGGTCAGCGATTCGCCAAGTTTCCACTTCAAAGAGGCTGGCTATTAA
- the hemB gene encoding porphobilinogen synthase, producing the protein MFPTHRPRRLRTHPQLRRMVRETVLTTSDLIYPLFAVPGEGIANEVKSMPGVFQLSVDKIVEEAKEVYDLGIPAIILFGIPADKDVDATGAWHDCGIVQKAATAVKEAVPDLIVIADTCLCEYTSHGHCGYLQVGDLSGRVLNDPTLELLGKTAVSQAKAGADIIAPSGMMDGFVQAIRSALDEAGFQDTPILSYAAKYASAYYGPFRDAADSAPQFGDRRTYQMDPGNATEALKEIALDITEGADMLMVKPALAYMDIIWRVKEACNLPVAAYNVSGEYSMIKAAALNGWIDEQRVVTETLIGFKRAGADLILTYHAKDMARWLR; encoded by the coding sequence ATGTTTCCTACTCATCGCCCCCGTCGTCTGCGTACCCATCCACAACTACGCCGCATGGTACGCGAAACAGTTTTAACTACAAGTGACTTAATTTACCCTCTGTTTGCCGTACCAGGTGAGGGAATTGCCAATGAAGTCAAATCTATGCCTGGAGTCTTCCAACTTTCGGTAGATAAAATAGTGGAAGAGGCAAAAGAGGTTTACGACCTGGGAATTCCCGCCATTATTTTATTTGGCATACCTGCGGACAAAGATGTAGATGCCACTGGCGCATGGCATGATTGCGGTATTGTTCAAAAAGCGGCTACCGCTGTTAAAGAAGCAGTACCCGATTTGATTGTGATTGCTGATACTTGTTTGTGTGAATACACCAGTCACGGACACTGCGGTTATTTGCAAGTGGGTGACTTAAGCGGACGGGTTTTGAATGACCCAACACTGGAATTACTAGGCAAAACAGCAGTTTCTCAGGCAAAAGCAGGAGCAGATATCATTGCACCTTCTGGGATGATGGATGGATTTGTGCAAGCCATTCGCAGCGCATTGGATGAAGCTGGATTCCAAGATACCCCAATTTTGTCATATGCTGCGAAATATGCTTCAGCTTACTACGGTCCATTTCGAGATGCCGCAGATTCAGCCCCACAGTTTGGCGATCGCCGAACATACCAAATGGATCCCGGTAACGCCACCGAAGCCCTCAAAGAAATTGCACTCGATATCACTGAAGGCGCTGATATGCTGATGGTGAAGCCAGCTTTGGCATACATGGATATCATCTGGCGTGTTAAGGAAGCTTGCAACTTGCCTGTTGCGGCTTACAACGTTTCCGGTGAGTATTCTATGATTAAAGCCGCAGCTTTGAATGGCTGGATTGACGAACAGCGTGTGGTAACGGAAACTCTCATCGGCTTTAAACGCGCTGGAGCAGACTTGATTTTAACCTATCATGCCAAAGATATGGCGCGGTGGTTGCGTTAG
- a CDS encoding DUF4870 domain-containing protein encodes MYDTDRRKLLSALSHGAIFLSTTFISIGLPIGILFITDDPVVKDNAKEAINFHFNVWLWGAIIAVLIFVSFGLLIPLAGLGYLLHWGLTIWAIFHVLNDPDKPFRYPFIFRVF; translated from the coding sequence ATGTACGACACCGATAGGCGAAAGCTTTTATCAGCACTGAGTCATGGAGCAATCTTCTTGAGTACTACGTTCATATCTATAGGATTACCCATTGGCATACTTTTCATAACTGACGATCCGGTTGTCAAAGATAACGCCAAAGAAGCCATCAATTTCCACTTTAATGTATGGCTCTGGGGAGCTATTATTGCAGTACTGATTTTTGTCAGCTTTGGATTGTTGATTCCACTGGCTGGTTTAGGGTATTTGCTGCATTGGGGACTGACAATTTGGGCGATTTTCCATGTTCTTAACGATCCAGATAAACCCTTCCGTTATCCCTTCATTTTCCGGGTTTTTTAG
- a CDS encoding peptide chain release factor 3 — MSTELQSELHQAVDRRRNFAIISHPDAGKTTLTEKLLLYGGAIHEAGAVKARRAQRKATSDWMAMEQQRGISITSTVLQFEYQDCQINLLDTPGHQDFSEDTYRTLAAADNAVMLIDAAKGLEPQTRKLFEVCKMRGIPIFTFVNKLDRPGREPLELLDEIEQELGLQTYAVNWPIGMGDRFKGVYDRKQQQIHLFERSAHGSREAVNTVVELGDARIEELLEQDLYYQLKNDLELLEGVGPALDLELVHQGKMTPVFFGSAMTNFGVELFLKYFLDYALKPGLHNSTVGELPPIYPEFSGFVFKLQANMDPKHRDRVAFVRVCTGRFEKDMTVNHARTGKTIRLSRPQKLFAQERESIDVAYAGDIIGLNNPGVFAIGDTIYTGQKLEYEGIPYFSPELFAVLRNPNPSKFKQFQKGVSELREEGAVQIMYSVDEAKRDPILAAVGQLQFEVVQFRLQNEYGVETLLELLPYSVARWVEGGWEELNKIGRLFNTTTVKDSMGRPVLLFRNEWNCHQLQEDHPALKLSAIAPVVGQQLTNDSNS, encoded by the coding sequence ATGTCTACTGAACTTCAGTCGGAACTGCACCAAGCAGTTGATCGCCGCCGCAATTTTGCAATTATTTCTCACCCAGATGCTGGGAAAACGACACTGACAGAAAAGCTACTGCTGTACGGAGGAGCCATTCATGAAGCTGGTGCAGTCAAGGCAAGACGGGCGCAGCGCAAAGCAACCTCTGACTGGATGGCAATGGAACAACAACGAGGTATCTCGATTACCTCTACAGTATTGCAGTTTGAATATCAGGACTGTCAGATAAATTTGTTAGATACGCCCGGACACCAGGATTTTAGTGAAGATACCTATCGTACTTTGGCAGCAGCAGACAATGCCGTGATGCTGATTGATGCGGCGAAAGGTTTGGAACCCCAGACGCGGAAGTTGTTTGAAGTGTGTAAGATGCGCGGCATACCTATTTTCACATTTGTTAACAAACTCGACCGTCCGGGAAGGGAACCTTTGGAACTGTTGGACGAAATTGAGCAAGAATTGGGCTTGCAAACCTATGCTGTTAATTGGCCCATTGGAATGGGCGATCGCTTCAAAGGTGTTTATGACCGCAAACAACAACAAATTCACCTGTTTGAAAGAAGCGCCCACGGGAGTCGCGAAGCTGTGAATACAGTGGTTGAGTTGGGTGATGCGAGAATAGAAGAACTTTTAGAACAAGACCTCTACTACCAACTGAAAAACGATTTAGAACTGCTAGAAGGGGTGGGACCAGCATTAGATTTGGAATTGGTACATCAAGGCAAAATGACGCCTGTTTTCTTTGGGAGTGCCATGACCAACTTCGGGGTAGAGTTATTCCTCAAATACTTTCTGGATTATGCCCTCAAACCTGGTCTCCATAACAGCACTGTTGGTGAACTTCCCCCAATATACCCAGAGTTCTCTGGGTTTGTCTTCAAGCTCCAAGCAAACATGGACCCCAAGCACCGCGATCGCGTCGCTTTTGTCCGCGTCTGTACGGGTCGGTTTGAAAAAGATATGACAGTGAATCACGCCCGCACTGGCAAAACTATCCGCCTGTCTCGCCCACAAAAATTATTTGCTCAAGAACGGGAATCCATAGATGTGGCTTATGCTGGTGATATCATTGGTTTGAATAATCCTGGTGTTTTTGCAATTGGTGATACTATTTATACTGGTCAAAAGCTGGAATATGAGGGTATTCCCTATTTCTCACCAGAGTTGTTTGCAGTTCTTCGTAACCCAAACCCTTCCAAGTTCAAGCAATTCCAAAAAGGTGTTTCTGAGTTGCGCGAAGAAGGGGCTGTGCAAATTATGTACTCAGTGGATGAAGCTAAACGTGACCCAATTTTGGCAGCAGTGGGTCAGTTGCAATTTGAGGTGGTACAGTTCCGGTTGCAAAACGAGTATGGAGTGGAAACTCTCCTAGAACTGTTGCCTTACAGTGTCGCCCGTTGGGTTGAGGGCGGATGGGAAGAGTTGAACAAGATAGGACGCTTATTCAATACAACAACAGTGAAAGACAGTATGGGGCGTCCAGTGTTACTGTTCCGTAATGAATGGAATTGTCATCAATTACAAGAAGACCATCCAGCATTGAAATTGAGCGCTATTGCTCCAGTTGTTGGACAACAACTGACAAATGATTCAAATAGTTAA
- a CDS encoding M48 family metalloprotease, giving the protein MPSHPEPSLEAGLSAVKQGDFQSAIATLEAVVAGVGNSNALLQAQIGLVVAYAKSGNIPKAIALCETLTQSQNPQVKQWADRTLEQLTLPRKGSETLTTDVTGFVPFEQDKGTRGQRHKGIGELGEERPLISPLQPPPPAIRENPRPLTIHWRQATRAKTWQPLQQQNLLPFRLLIAGTFIALFWVMRELLVLVMRFINDILVKLPYLEPIQVLYANPTSLLLLVLFILIGLSPWLLDRTLTVFYGRRELEQNTLDQYSKETVRVLQRFCQQRGWQLPKLGVLPLAVPLALTYGNLPRTARIVVSQGLLEQLADDEIATIYASQLGHIAHWDFIVMSLVLLVTIPVYKVYEQFSQWGDSTTARSWRTVATIMASLTYGVWCLLSGTSLWLSQLRQYYSDRLAVEMTGNPNGLVRALLKIAIGIAGDIQRQEQTSRQLESLNIIMPVGYQQSIGLGGIAPHTTFESFLMWDYLNPYRWWFVINNTHPLMGDRLQRLLSIARYWHLETELNLETQQPLLVKRQSFLFQIAPFLGILVGVVLAFVIWFVWQIAYALKFLNLKWIYDDWSFVMGCMLIGFSIGTLIRINAFFPEIKITTAQSDDRLLNLLSNPAALPSDSMSVRLVGKLLGRRGTTNSLGQDFILQSSTALVKLHYIWWLGQQVNPQDLIGRQITVTGWLRRGATPWIDIQSLQTQNGKTIYSPHPIWSTVLAVAAEAWGAYILLKG; this is encoded by the coding sequence ATGCCTTCACATCCCGAACCATCTTTGGAGGCAGGTTTATCCGCAGTTAAGCAGGGTGATTTCCAAAGTGCGATCGCAACTCTAGAAGCAGTAGTGGCAGGAGTTGGCAACAGCAATGCTCTTTTACAAGCGCAGATAGGCTTAGTTGTGGCTTATGCAAAGAGCGGCAATATTCCAAAGGCGATCGCCTTATGCGAGACTCTCACTCAGAGTCAAAATCCCCAAGTTAAGCAGTGGGCAGATCGGACTTTAGAGCAGTTGACGCTACCCCGCAAAGGGAGTGAAACATTAACAACTGATGTCACTGGATTTGTCCCTTTTGAACAGGACAAGGGGACGCGAGGACAAAGGCACAAGGGGATAGGGGAATTAGGAGAGGAACGGCCCCTCATCTCCCCACTTCAGCCTCCTCCTCCTGCAATCCGCGAAAACCCTAGACCACTGACAATTCATTGGCGACAAGCAACAAGAGCGAAGACTTGGCAACCCCTACAACAGCAGAACTTGTTACCCTTTCGGCTGCTGATAGCAGGAACATTTATTGCTCTGTTTTGGGTGATGCGGGAACTGCTGGTATTGGTGATGCGATTTATCAATGATATCCTCGTAAAATTACCTTATTTGGAGCCAATACAAGTTTTATACGCTAATCCTACTTCATTGTTGCTACTTGTATTGTTCATCTTGATAGGCTTGTCTCCTTGGTTGCTAGACCGAACACTCACAGTTTTCTACGGTCGGCGAGAACTAGAGCAGAACACTTTAGATCAATACAGCAAAGAAACAGTCCGGGTGCTGCAACGTTTTTGCCAGCAGCGAGGTTGGCAGTTACCAAAACTTGGTGTCTTGCCATTGGCGGTACCCTTGGCATTAACCTATGGGAATTTACCCCGTACTGCCCGAATTGTAGTGAGTCAGGGGCTATTAGAGCAACTGGCAGATGATGAGATAGCTACAATTTACGCCAGTCAGCTCGGGCATATTGCCCATTGGGATTTTATCGTTATGTCTTTAGTGCTACTGGTAACAATTCCAGTGTACAAAGTTTATGAGCAATTTTCTCAATGGGGAGATAGCACAACAGCACGCAGTTGGCGTACGGTTGCGACTATCATGGCAAGCCTTACCTATGGAGTTTGGTGTTTGCTGAGTGGAACTAGTCTATGGTTGTCACAGTTGCGGCAATACTACAGCGATCGCCTTGCTGTTGAAATGACTGGTAATCCTAATGGTCTTGTGCGTGCCTTACTCAAAATTGCTATTGGTATTGCTGGTGATATTCAAAGACAAGAACAGACTAGTAGGCAGTTGGAAAGCTTAAATATAATCATGCCTGTAGGCTACCAGCAAAGTATTGGTTTGGGTGGCATTGCTCCTCACACGACCTTTGAGTCATTTTTAATGTGGGATTATCTCAATCCCTACCGCTGGTGGTTTGTCATCAACAATACTCATCCTTTGATGGGCGATCGCCTGCAACGTCTTTTGTCGATAGCCCGGTATTGGCATTTAGAAACAGAATTAAATTTGGAAACTCAGCAGCCTCTGTTGGTCAAGCGTCAATCTTTTTTATTTCAAATTGCTCCCTTTTTGGGAATTCTCGTGGGTGTTGTGTTAGCTTTTGTGATTTGGTTCGTTTGGCAAATCGCTTATGCACTTAAGTTTTTGAACTTAAAGTGGATATACGATGATTGGTCTTTTGTTATGGGTTGTATGCTGATTGGATTTAGCATCGGCACATTAATCCGGATCAATGCTTTTTTTCCAGAAATTAAAATTACTACCGCACAATCCGATGACCGATTACTTAACCTGTTATCCAACCCAGCAGCCCTCCCATCTGACAGCATGAGCGTACGTCTGGTCGGTAAGCTATTGGGTCGCCGAGGTACAACTAACTCCTTGGGACAAGATTTCATCCTGCAATCCAGCACGGCTTTGGTCAAATTACACTATATCTGGTGGCTAGGACAACAGGTCAATCCTCAAGACTTGATTGGTCGCCAGATTACGGTGACAGGTTGGTTACGGCGAGGAGCAACTCCCTGGATTGACATCCAAAGTTTGCAAACTCAAAACGGTAAAACCATCTATAGTCCTCATCCCATTTGGTCTACAGTTTTGGCTGTTGCGGCAGAGGCTTGGGGTGCGTACATTCTGCTTAAGGGGTAA